The following are encoded together in the Macadamia integrifolia cultivar HAES 741 chromosome 10, SCU_Mint_v3, whole genome shotgun sequence genome:
- the LOC122090687 gene encoding uncharacterized protein LOC122090687 encodes MPLHSALLNSNTEPAIMAGRLSGYARINPRATLNGPSSSHKRNLFFAFIAAPSQILARGTIRIRRSGSSEIRASNGSDSYLHMWKRAKDQERKTIEFESLGNSSVNGNDNVGDSEESPEALEKKSHLFNKLQEIPKEERDRVQRMQVIDRAAAAIAAARAVLKESPPLIKADSSVDSVTSGVDLSKTGSSGAATESIHQSGLNDGNLSVPLSENSGAGTPGPDFWTWTPPPLDSNRSSEDAGTLKAARKSASYPSAASPVMEKERSVDYLSIPLESTFPESDHNPPLPPLQSLIEIEKIDATDSKLDIPSLGGEQELGVLFSTHAAAAAHALDEVSEASSQGVNPDGSRWWKETGIEQRADGVVCRWTLKRGVSADESVEWEEKFWEATGHFEYKELGSEKSGRDTKGNVWREFWKESMGQDPTSGLVHMEKTADKWGKNGNGTEWQEKWWEHYDASGQAEKWAHKWCCIDPNTPLEPGHAHVWHERWGEDYDAYGGSMKYTDKWAERFEGDGWSKWGDKWDEHFDPNGHGVKQGEKWWEGKHGDRWNRTWGEGHNGTGWVHKYGKSSSGEHWDTHVPQETWYERFPHFGFEHCFENSVQLREVRKLPETS; translated from the exons ATGCCTCTACATAGTGCTCTACTTAACTCCAACACTGAACCTGCAATCATGGCGGGGCGTCTCAGCGGTTACGCACGCATTAACCCACGCGCCACTCTCAAtggtccttcttcttctcacaaGAGAaacctcttctttgcttttatAGCTGCGCCATCACAGATACTAGCTAGAGGAACAATAAGAATACGGCGAAGTGGAAGTTCGGAAATTAGGGCTTCCAATGGCAGCGATTCTTATCTCCATATGTGGAAAAGAGCGAAGGATCAAGAGAGGAAGACGATTGAGTTTGAGAGTCTTGGGAATTCTTCTGTTAACGGAAATGATAATGTTGGTGATAGTGAGGAAAGTCCAGAAGCACTGGAGAAGAAGAGTCATCTGTTCAACAAACTTCAGGAGATTcctaaagaagagagagaccgGGTTCAACGGATGCAAGTCATTGACCGTGCTGCCGCTGCCATTGCCGCCGCTCGAGCTGTTCTTAAGGAGAGTCCTCCGTTGATCAAAGCAGATTCGTCTGTTGATTCGGTTACCTCTGGAGTTGATTTATCCAAAACTGGGAGTAGTGGAGCAGCGACAGAGAGTATTCATCAATCAG GATTGAATGATGGAAATTTATCTGTTCCACTGTCTGAAAATTCTGGAGCTGGAACACCAGGTCCAGATTTTTGGACTTGGACACCTCCTCCCCTTGATAGTAATAGAAGTTCAGAAGATGCTGGGACTTTAAAGGCGGCTAGAAAATCTGCTTCATACCCAAGTGCAGCCAGCCCTGTGATGGAAAAGGAGCGGTCAGTAGATTATCTTTCCATTCCCCTTGAGAGTACTTTTCCAGAAAGCGACCACAATCCTCCTCTGCCACCCCTTCAGTCACTCATAGAGATTGAAAAAATAGATGCTACTGATAGCAAGTTAGACATTCCTTCTCTTGGGGGTGAACAAGAACTTGGTGTGCTGTTTTCGACAcatgcagcagcagcagctcaTGCTCTAGATGAGGTCAGTGAAGCATCATCTCAGGGAGTGAATCCAGATGGATCAAGGTGGTGGAAGGAGACAGGTATTGAACAACGAGCTGATGGGGTGGTTTGCCGGTGGACATTGAAAAGAGGAGTTAGTGCTGATGAAAGTGTTGAGTGGGAAGAGAAGTTCTGGGAGGCGACTGGTCACTTTGAATATAAAGAGCTGGGTTCAGAGAAATCTGGGCGTGATACTAAAGGAAATGTTTGGCGTGAATTCTGGAAAGAATCCATGGGGCAG GATCCTACAAGTGGGCTTGTGCACATGGAGAAAACTGCAGACAAATGGGGAAAGAATGGAAATGGTACTGAGTGGCAAGAAAAATGGTGGGAACATTATGATGCTTCTGGCCAAGCTGAGAAGTGGGCCCACAAGTGGTGCTGCATTGACCCTAACACTCCTCTCGAGCCTGGCCATGCTCATGTTTGGCATGAAAG GTGGGGTGAGGATTATGATGCGTATGGTGGCAGTATGAAATACACTGATAAGTGGGCCGAGCGTTTTGAGGGTGATGGGTGGTCAAAATGGGGTGACAAATGGGATGAGCATTTTGATCCAAATGGGCATGGTGTCAAGCAAGGGGAGAAATGGTGGGAAGGAAAGCATGGTGACCGGTGGAACCGCACATGGGGAGAGGGCCACAATGGCACTGGATGGGTACACAAGTATGGAAAGAGCAGCAGCGGTGAGCACTGGGACACTCATGTGCCTCAAGAAACTTGGTATGAGAGGTTTCCTCACTTTGGGTTCGAGCACTGCTTCGAAAACTCTGTGCAGCTCCGAGAAGTTCGAAAACTGCCCGAGACATCATGA
- the LOC122090849 gene encoding peptidyl-prolyl cis-trans isomerase CYP63 produces MVKKKNPLVFLDTSIDGDPAERIVIELFADVVPKTAENFRALCTGEKGIGTSTGKPLHYKGTILHRIIKGFMAQGGDFSKRDGTGGESIYGGKFADENFKLLHDGPGILSMANAGKNTNGSQFFITFKPARHLDGKHVVFGKVVQGMDIVRKLEQVGTEQGKPTAPVKIVDSGECSGVDKEKKKKKAGKTLSSDDDSEKRGRGKHKKSVKDRRKRKRRYSSSDSYSSDTDSDSYTDSDSHSDSSMSESSSSYERRRKKKKLSKRDRHRYGKKRKDRRREKRRRRRDKRSKRKYKRSSDSSSESETDDTSGSSSDDEKIDQRGKRPTPPVPAKEAILDKQKKEELKTTEENSSHEEGEFARENGESLNNGLGKKTKPDKIVNQPPDSDDNSNKSRSPTISPKSDASMSPKRSPRKSPRLRSISRSPARRSNGHNRASSSRSPIRSPVRKTPQPSTSNRGRSLSRSPSPDGTSKRIRRGRGFSERYSYARRYRTPSPERSPPSFHRYGGRNVPDRYRDRYSSYRSYNERSPPRRNRSPPRGRSPPRYRSSRRSHSRSISRSPVGYRGRGRDRSQSPRRSPSPVNERPTISDKLRSRLGPRDDDRLPEKGRSRSNSRSRQKSHSRSSADAGPGHLGPKTTSRSPSRSRSSSPHGRKSLVSYGDASPEAGSR; encoded by the exons ATGGTGAAAAAAAAGAACCCTCTTGTGTTCTTGGACACATCCATTGATGGGGATCCTGCTGAAAGGATTGTTATTGAG CTTTTTGCAGATGTGGTTCCTAAGACTGCAGAGAATTTCCGAGCACTTTGTACTG GTGAGAAAGGTATAGGCACTTCTACTGGGAAACCTCTGCACTACAAGGGAACAATCCTACACCGCATTATTAAAGGATTTATGGCTCAG GGGGGTGATTTTTCGAAGAGAGATG GCACTGGTGGAGAAAGTATATATGGAGGAAAGTTTGCAG ATGAGAACTTTAAGCTGCTTCATGATGGACCTGGTATTCTCTCTATGGCAAATGCTGGTAAAAACACAAATGGGTCTCAATTTTTTATCACATTCAAGCCTGCACGGCATCTTGATGG AAAACATGTTGTTTTTGGAAAAGTTGTGCAAGGAATGGACATTGTTAGAAAACTTGAACAGGTGGGCACAGAGCAGGGGAAACCAACAGCTCCTGTGAAAATTGTGGACTCTGGTGAATGTTCTGGAGTAGATAAAG aaaaaaagaagaagaaagcaggaAAGACTCTTTCTTCTGATGATGATTctgagaagagaggaagggggaAACATAAGAAGTCTGTTAAGgacagaaggaagaggaaaagaagatacTCTTCATCTGATTCATACAGCTCTGATACAGATTCGGACTCCTATACTGACAGTGATTCGCATTCAGATTCTTCCATGTCAGAGTCCAGTTCCAGTTATGAAAGgcgtaggaagaagaagaaactgtcTAAAAGAGATAGGCACCGttatgggaaaaagagaaaggatcGGCGAAGGGAGAAGAGGCGAAGACGCCGTGATAAAAGATCAAAACGCAAATACAAGCG AAGTTCAGATAGTTCCAGTGAATCAGAGACTGATGATACTAGTGGAAGTAGCTCGGACGATGAAAAAATTGATCAGCGAG GAAAGCGGCCCACTCCACCTGTACCTGCAAAAGAAGCAATTTTAGataagcaaaagaaagaagagctGAAGACCACTGAGGAAAATTCGTCACATGAAGAGGGTGAATTTGCCAGAGAGAACGGAGAATCGTTGAACAATGGGCTTGGTAAGAAAACCAAACCTGACAAAATTGTGAATCAACCTCCTGATTCAGATGATAACTCAAACAAATCCAG GAGTCCAACTATCAGCCCTAAGAGTGATGCGAGCATGAGTCCTAAAAGAAGTCCAAGGAAGAGTCCAAGATTGCGAAGTATCAGCCGAAGTCCTGCTAGACGGTCCAATGGGCATAATCGTGCTAGTTCTTCTAGGAGTCCAATAAGGAGCCCTGTCCGTAAAACTCCTCAACCTTCTACTTCTAATCGTGGTAGGAGTTTGTCAAGAAGCCCTTCTCCTGATGGTACTTCAAAACGTATTAGGAGAGGTCGTGGTTTCAGCGAGCGCTATTCTTATGCACGTCGATACCGGACCCCATCTCCAGAGCGCTCTCCTCCGAGCTTCCACCGGTATGGTGGGAGAAATGTGCCAGATAGGTACCGGGATAG GTATTCAAGCTACCGAAGTTATAATGAGCGCTCACCTCCAAGACGTAACAGAAGCCCACCAAGAGGCAGGAGTCCCCCCAG ATACCGAAGCAGCAGGAGAAGTCATAGTAGGAGCATCTCACGCAGCCCAGTTGGTTACCGTGGCCGTGGAAGAGATCGCAGCCAGAGCCCTAGACGTAGTCCAAGTCCAGTGAATGAGAGGCCTACAATCAGTGACAAGCTCCGGTCACGGCTTGGGCCCAGAGATGATGACCGCCTTCCAGAAAAAGGGAGATCACGATCAAACTCAAGGAGCCGCCAGAAATCTCATTCTAGGTCTTCAGCTGATGCAGGTCCAGGCCATCTTGGGCCCAAGACAACCTCACGATCCCCCAGCAGATCTAGATCCAGTTCCCCGCATGGACGGAAGAGTTTGGTTTCCTATGGTGATGCAAGTCCTGAGGCTGGGTCACGGTAG
- the LOC122092451 gene encoding 2-methyl-6-phytyl-1,4-hydroquinone methyltransferase, chloroplastic-like, translating to MLSSMLSGTENLTFTRKIPYGLGSLGSDFSGRSISKVGLMSYTRNSKAQTLAIKCSVSSARPASQPRFIQHKKEAFWFYRFLSIIYDHVINPGHWTEDMRDDALEPADLYDRNLTVVDVGGGTGFATLGIVKHVDAKNVTILDQSPHQLAKAKEKEPLKDCKIIEGDAEDLPFPTDYADRYVSAGSIEYWPDPQRGIREAYRVLKIGGKACLIGPVHPTFWLSRFFADVWMLFPKEEEYIEWFEKAGFKDVQLKRIGPKWYRGVRRHGLIMGCSVTGVKPASGDSPLQLGPKVEDVNESVNPFTFFLRFILGAMAATYYVLVPIYMWLKDQIVPKGASI from the exons ATGTTATCTTCAATGCTCAGTGGGACTGAAAATCTCACCTTCACCAGAAAAATTCCATATGGGTTAGGCTCTCTGGGTTCAGATTTTAGTGGGAGGTCTATATCCAAGGTCGGATTGATGTCTTATACTAGGAACTCCAAAGCTCAAACCCTAGCAATAAAATGCAGCGTCTCGTCTGCAAGGCCGGCTTCTCAACCGAGGTTCATACAACACAAAAAGGAGGCATTTTGGTTCTATAGGTTCCTGTCCATCATCTATGATCACGTCATAAACCCTGGACACTGGACTGAGGACATGAGGGACGATGCCCTCGAACCCGCGGATCTCTATGACCGGAATTTGACAGTGGTGGATGTTGGGGGTGGAACTGGGTTCGCTACTTTGGGAATTGTTAAGCATGTTGATGCTAAAAATGTTACGATTCTTGATCAGTCTCCTCACCAACTTGCCAAGGCGAAGGAAAAGGAGCCCTTGAAGGATTGCAAGATCATTGAAGGTGATGCTGAAGATCTTCCCTTCCCAACGGATTATGCTGATAGATATGTTTCCGCGGGAAG TATCGAATACTGGCCAGACCCACAGCGTGGTATCAGGGAAGCATACAGGGTCTTGAAAATTGGTGGAAAAGCCTGTCTCATTGGTCCTGTGCACCCAACATTTTGGTTATCTCGTTTCTTTGCAGATGTGTGGATGCTTTTCCCAAAGGAGGAAGAGTACATCGAATGGTTCGAAAAGGCTGGGTTCAAAGATGTTCAACTGAAAAGGATTGGACCAAAATGGTATCGGGGAGTCCGTCGGCATGGCCTGATCATGGGATGCTCTGTGACAGGAGTGAAGCCAGCATCAGGAGACTCTCCCCTccag CTTGGTCCGAAGGTGGAGGATGTAAACGAGTCTGTGAATCCTTTTACGTTCTTTCTGCGTTTCATTCTTGGTGCCATGGCTGCAACTTACTATGTTCTGGTACCTATTTACATGTGGCTCAAAGATCAGATTGTTCCCAAAGGTGCCTCAATCTGA